In Nicotiana tabacum cultivar K326 chromosome 21, ASM71507v2, whole genome shotgun sequence, one DNA window encodes the following:
- the LOC107811409 gene encoding transcription factor MYBS3, which produces MGRKCSHCGNIGHNSRTCSTLKCASNGSFIGGLKLFGVQLDISNNASSSSSSIDHLKKSFSLDCLTPPSVNESCEKSTSINNGYLSDGLVVRVEERKKGVPWTEEEHRKFLIGLEKLGKGDWRGISRNFVTTRTPTQVASHAQKYFLRQSSLNKKKRRSSLFDMARSNNKMHVDAITMKFKHADNFADCHDTTILTNKDCQEIRASLLDLNSFGEDMSIAKDNQRSENPQQPEEIYSVPIKKVPNKSISSLGALDLELSLSAPRNIGPITVT; this is translated from the exons atgggaagaaaatGTTCACATTGTGGTAACATTGGTCACAATTCAAGAACTTGTAGCACATTGAAATGTGCTAGTAATGGTAGTTTTATTGGTGGATTAAAGCTTTTTGGAGTGCAACTTGACATCTCTAATaatgcttcatcttcttcttcttctattgatCACTTGAAGAAAAGTTTTAGTTTGGATTGTTTGACTCCTCCATCTGTTAATGAAAGCTGTGAAAAGAGTACTTCAATTAATAATGGTTATCTCTCTGATGGCCTTGTAGTTCGTGTTGAGGAAAGAAAGAAAG GAGTTCCATGGACAGAGGAGGAACACAGAAAATTCTTAATTGGACTAGAAAAGCTAGGAAAAGGAGATTGGAGAGGAATTTCAAGAAACTTTGTGACTACAAGGACTCCAACTCAAGTTGCAAGTCATGCTCAAAAGTATTTCCTAAGACAATCAAGTCTCAACAAAAAGAAACGACGTTCCAGCCTATTTGACATG GCAAGGAGCAACAACAAGATGCATGTTGATGCCATAACCATGAAGTTCAAGCATGCAGATAATTTTGCTGATTGTCATGACACAACAATCTTAACAAACAAAGATTGTCAAGAAATTAGAGCATCATTATTAGACTTAAATTCATTTGGAGAAGATATGTCAATTGCCAAAGATAATCAAAGGAGTGAAAATCCTCAACAACCGGAAGAGATTTATTCAGTACCAATTAAGAAAGTGCCAAATAAGTCAATTTCTTCACTTGGAGCTCTTGATTTGGAGCTAAGTCTCTCAGCTCCAAGAAATATTGGACCAATTACAGTTACCTAA